The following coding sequences lie in one Halorussus halophilus genomic window:
- a CDS encoding ABC transporter substrate-binding protein has protein sequence MPTDPKTRRNWLQILGAGGAASLAGCAGGGNDQNNDDPYQDTNETTDSATDESTESGDDTTGATKAKPATVALSTDPTAGVWQVYGGVTPYYTNILEPLIWVTNDMKLKPWLAKDWTATDETTWEFTLRDDVTFHNGEPLTADAVVFSVEEVLKEWSWAPGWLHIKPEGVKKLDDKTVEFTTTSPFPAFPGTIAHNMVAIQHPSRNREEGEVIGTGPFQVVDRKDKQYVKTEAYDDYWNGEVNLPELTFNVISDPNTRALSLKNNDVDIAYEPPKNKLDSLKKSEETDAITQLSPSTGTARLNMYKSPTDDVKLRKGLNYAVPQKLIVEEVLNGVGVPAKGPIAKSIYWSAHEKLPAYGPNMDKAKSLVEESNYDGETLKLFVSNQLTDGKLLAQVLQQRFDKAGVTVEIQVMEQSAFDDAVRNGNAHIEVTESGTNSGAADYLIYETFHSEGDMNERLHEKNDTGLYNPGKEVDSLIEKGFQTGDKNEKEEVYEQALQKVMDQAAVIPLYYSEYIVAKYNDVNDLDLRPIPEMVRWPGIEHS, from the coding sequence ATGCCAACCGACCCCAAAACTCGCCGAAACTGGCTACAGATTTTAGGTGCTGGTGGAGCAGCGAGTCTCGCGGGCTGTGCCGGAGGCGGCAACGACCAAAACAACGACGACCCGTACCAAGACACGAACGAGACCACCGACTCGGCGACAGACGAATCGACGGAAAGCGGTGACGATACGACCGGCGCAACGAAAGCAAAGCCAGCAACGGTAGCACTATCGACAGACCCAACCGCAGGTGTCTGGCAGGTGTACGGCGGCGTGACGCCGTACTACACCAACATCCTGGAACCGCTTATCTGGGTGACGAACGACATGAAACTCAAGCCCTGGCTTGCCAAAGACTGGACCGCCACGGACGAGACGACGTGGGAGTTCACGCTTCGCGACGACGTCACCTTCCACAATGGCGAACCACTCACGGCCGATGCAGTAGTCTTCTCGGTCGAAGAAGTCCTCAAAGAGTGGTCGTGGGCTCCGGGGTGGCTTCACATCAAACCCGAGGGAGTCAAGAAACTCGACGACAAGACTGTCGAGTTCACCACGACTTCCCCGTTCCCTGCGTTCCCGGGGACCATCGCCCACAACATGGTGGCCATCCAGCATCCAAGCAGAAACCGCGAAGAAGGCGAAGTAATCGGCACGGGTCCGTTCCAAGTCGTCGACCGGAAGGACAAACAGTACGTGAAAACGGAGGCGTACGACGACTACTGGAACGGCGAAGTCAATCTCCCAGAACTCACGTTCAACGTGATATCAGACCCGAACACGCGGGCCCTCTCGCTGAAGAACAACGACGTAGACATCGCGTACGAACCGCCGAAGAACAAGCTGGATAGTCTCAAAAAGTCCGAGGAGACGGACGCAATAACGCAACTCTCGCCGAGCACCGGGACTGCCCGGCTCAACATGTACAAGTCACCAACCGACGACGTGAAACTTCGCAAGGGCTTGAACTACGCCGTTCCACAGAAGCTCATCGTCGAAGAGGTACTCAACGGCGTCGGCGTACCTGCGAAAGGACCCATCGCGAAGAGTATCTACTGGTCCGCACACGAAAAGCTCCCAGCGTACGGTCCCAATATGGACAAGGCGAAGAGTTTGGTCGAAGAGTCGAACTACGATGGCGAGACCCTGAAACTGTTCGTGAGCAATCAGCTGACGGACGGGAAACTCCTCGCACAAGTACTTCAACAGCGGTTCGACAAGGCTGGCGTGACAGTCGAAATCCAAGTGATGGAACAGTCTGCGTTCGACGACGCCGTCCGTAACGGGAACGCCCACATCGAGGTGACCGAGTCAGGAACCAACAGTGGCGCGGCAGACTACCTGATCTACGAGACCTTCCACTCCGAGGGAGACATGAACGAACGTCTCCACGAGAAGAACGACACTGGACTGTACAACCCAGGGAAAGAGGTGGATTCACTCATCGAGAAAGGCTTCCAAACGGGTGACAAGAACGAGAAGGAAGAAGTGTACGAACAGGCCTTACAGAAGGTGATGGATCAGGCCGCGGTCATTCCACTCTACTACAGCGAATACATCGTCGCGAAGTACAACGACGTCAACGACCTCGACTTGCGGCCGATTCCCGAGATGGTCCGGTGGCCCGGCATCGAACACTCCTAA
- a CDS encoding winged helix-turn-helix transcriptional regulator translates to MLRRRYTEKRMVPSSYHRMPELDSTDVTTLRLLLADACHSFRDIVNEVYLSTPTVSHRVERLRDSGIVQ, encoded by the coding sequence ATGCTTCGGAGACGTTACACAGAAAAACGGATGGTCCCTAGTAGCTACCACCGGATGCCCGAACTTGATTCGACAGACGTCACTACCCTTCGACTGTTGTTAGCAGATGCTTGCCATTCGTTCCGAGACATCGTGAACGAAGTCTATCTCTCCACGCCGACCGTCTCCCACCGAGTGGAACGGCTTCGTGATTCGGGTATCGTGCAATAG
- a CDS encoding copper-translocating P-type ATPase, which yields MHEGHEQMFRRRFFVSTLLSIPVLLYSETLQDWLNFSVPTFPGSEWITPVFAVVVFAYGGVPFLRMAVPELRDRSPGMMTLISMAITVAFVYSLASVVFPTTAAFFWELVTLIDIMLLGHWIEMRSVRRASSALDELAKLIPDTAERVTESGETETVPVSDLEENDLVLVRPGASVPADGVVESGDSEVNEAMVTGESRPVSKDPGDDVLGGTINGDGSLRVRVTATGEETALAGIMRLVEEAQGSKSRTQVLADRAAGWLFYVAVASAAVTTVAWTVATSFGAPVIERAVTVLVIACPHALGLAIPLVVAINTSLAASNGMLVRDRIAMEQARNADTVVFDKTGTLTEGEQGVVDVATVDDFSESEAFALAAAVEGDSEHMIARAIREATAERDVSARTATDFEALKGRGVRATVDGETVYVGGPNLLSKLDSDVPSVLTTFAEKAGENAQTVVYLLRDDSPVAAFALADVVREESYQVVDALHELGIEVAMLTGDSADVADAVADELGIDTVFAEVLPEDKDEKIRELQSQGKLVAMVGDGVNDAPALTRADIGIAIGSGTDVAVQSAEVILVQNNPLDVVRLVKLSKASYRKMRENLVWAAGYNVFAIPLAAGVLAPVGILLSPAVGALLMSLSTVIVAINAQLLRRVELDVPSLPDVSPSGKPRPAN from the coding sequence ATGCACGAAGGGCACGAACAGATGTTCCGTCGGCGATTCTTCGTCTCGACGCTGCTGTCGATTCCGGTTCTCCTCTACAGTGAGACGTTGCAAGACTGGCTCAATTTTTCGGTGCCGACGTTCCCCGGTAGTGAGTGGATAACTCCCGTCTTCGCCGTCGTCGTCTTCGCGTACGGTGGCGTTCCGTTCCTCCGGATGGCCGTCCCGGAACTCCGGGACCGCTCGCCCGGCATGATGACGCTCATCTCGATGGCAATCACTGTCGCGTTCGTCTACAGCCTCGCGAGCGTGGTCTTCCCGACTACCGCCGCCTTCTTCTGGGAACTCGTGACGCTCATCGACATCATGCTCCTCGGCCACTGGATAGAGATGCGGAGCGTCCGACGGGCGTCGAGCGCCCTCGACGAACTCGCTAAATTGATTCCCGACACCGCCGAGCGCGTCACTGAGAGCGGTGAGACGGAAACAGTTCCTGTGAGCGACCTCGAAGAGAACGACCTCGTCCTCGTGCGCCCCGGCGCGAGCGTTCCCGCCGACGGCGTGGTCGAGTCGGGCGACTCCGAGGTGAACGAGGCTATGGTGACTGGGGAGTCACGCCCGGTCTCGAAAGACCCCGGTGACGACGTACTCGGCGGCACCATCAACGGCGACGGTAGCCTCCGTGTCCGCGTCACTGCGACCGGAGAGGAAACAGCGCTCGCAGGCATCATGCGCCTCGTGGAAGAAGCACAAGGGAGCAAATCGCGGACGCAAGTCCTCGCCGACCGCGCGGCCGGGTGGCTCTTCTACGTCGCGGTGGCGTCCGCCGCGGTCACCACCGTCGCGTGGACTGTCGCAACGTCGTTCGGTGCGCCAGTCATCGAACGCGCGGTCACGGTCCTCGTCATCGCGTGCCCCCACGCACTCGGGTTGGCGATTCCACTCGTCGTCGCCATCAACACGTCGTTGGCGGCCAGCAACGGAATGCTCGTCCGAGACCGTATCGCTATGGAACAGGCCCGCAACGCCGACACGGTGGTGTTCGACAAGACGGGGACGCTCACGGAAGGCGAACAGGGCGTCGTAGACGTCGCGACGGTGGACGACTTTTCCGAATCGGAGGCGTTCGCGCTCGCCGCTGCGGTCGAGGGAGACTCCGAACACATGATTGCGCGGGCAATCCGCGAGGCGACGGCCGAGCGCGACGTTTCGGCCCGGACTGCGACCGACTTCGAGGCGCTCAAGGGTCGTGGCGTCCGCGCGACGGTCGATGGAGAGACGGTGTACGTCGGTGGTCCGAACCTGCTCTCGAAACTCGACAGCGACGTTCCGTCTGTCCTGACGACGTTCGCCGAGAAGGCAGGGGAGAACGCTCAGACGGTCGTCTACCTGCTCAGAGACGACTCGCCGGTCGCGGCGTTCGCGCTCGCCGACGTCGTCCGCGAGGAGAGCTATCAGGTCGTAGACGCGCTTCACGAGTTGGGCATCGAAGTCGCGATGCTCACCGGTGACTCCGCGGACGTCGCCGATGCGGTCGCCGACGAACTCGGTATCGATACCGTCTTCGCGGAAGTCCTCCCCGAGGACAAAGACGAGAAGATACGCGAACTCCAATCGCAGGGCAAACTCGTCGCGATGGTCGGCGACGGTGTGAACGACGCCCCTGCGCTCACTCGGGCAGACATCGGCATCGCCATCGGGAGCGGCACGGACGTGGCGGTCCAATCCGCCGAGGTCATCCTCGTGCAGAACAACCCGCTCGACGTCGTCCGACTGGTCAAACTGAGCAAGGCGAGCTATCGGAAGATGCGAGAGAACCTCGTCTGGGCCGCTGGATACAACGTCTTCGCTATCCCGCTCGCTGCGGGCGTTCTCGCACCAGTCGGTATCCTCTTGTCGCCAGCAGTTGGCGCGCTGTTGATGTCGCTGAGTACGGTCATCGTCGCCATCAACGCCCAACTGCTGCGACGAGTCGAACTCGACGTTCCCTCGCTACCGGACGTGTCGCCGTCCGGGAAACCGCGCCCGGCGAACTGA
- a CDS encoding S8 family peptidase, with product MSPDHSRRTLLKSLGGAAGVAATSGLSSATAASDTVEVNIGYQSRAGRNAAEQAATAVVRRFNFDALTIEVAPNALDGLRNRPDIRYVERNGTMRAIHHKPGHDKGGKGGGGGGDTSQTLPWGIDRVDADVAAANGETGTGADVAIIDTGIDGDHPDLQANVGTGKAFVNCRGRNCNNNWSDDNDHGTHCAGIAAGIDNSRGVVGIGPDITLHAVKVLDKSGSGSFSDVAAGIQYTADQGWDVGSMSLGASSGSQTVKDACGYAANRGVLLVAAAGNSGPCTDCVGYPAAYEECIAVSATTSSDSLASFSSTGPEVELAAPGAEIYSTVVGGYDTFNGTSMACPHVSGAGGQLMANGASNTQARNELASSAEDIGLASNEQGNGLLDVASALGLNSSDD from the coding sequence ATGTCTCCCGACCACTCCCGTCGAACGCTCTTGAAGAGCCTCGGTGGTGCTGCCGGCGTCGCCGCAACGAGCGGTCTCTCCAGTGCGACTGCCGCGAGCGACACTGTCGAAGTGAACATCGGATACCAGAGTCGTGCCGGGCGCAACGCTGCAGAGCAGGCCGCGACCGCCGTCGTTCGTCGGTTCAACTTCGACGCCCTCACTATCGAAGTAGCACCGAACGCTCTCGACGGCCTTCGAAATCGTCCCGATATCCGCTACGTCGAACGCAACGGAACGATGCGCGCCATCCACCACAAACCCGGCCACGACAAGGGTGGGAAGGGCGGCGGTGGAGGCGGAGACACCAGCCAAACGCTCCCGTGGGGTATCGACCGAGTAGACGCCGATGTCGCTGCTGCCAACGGTGAGACAGGGACGGGAGCCGACGTCGCCATCATCGATACTGGCATCGACGGCGACCACCCCGACCTCCAAGCCAACGTCGGTACCGGGAAAGCGTTCGTGAACTGTCGGGGCCGTAACTGTAACAATAATTGGTCCGACGACAACGACCACGGCACCCACTGTGCGGGAATCGCCGCTGGCATCGATAATTCGCGTGGCGTCGTCGGCATCGGCCCGGACATCACGCTCCACGCGGTCAAAGTCCTCGACAAGAGTGGCTCCGGCTCGTTTTCCGACGTCGCCGCTGGCATCCAGTACACCGCCGACCAAGGCTGGGATGTCGGAAGCATGAGCCTCGGTGCGAGTTCGGGTAGTCAGACGGTCAAAGACGCCTGTGGGTACGCGGCCAACCGTGGCGTGTTGTTGGTAGCTGCTGCTGGCAACAGCGGGCCCTGTACTGATTGTGTCGGGTACCCTGCCGCCTACGAGGAGTGTATCGCGGTCAGTGCCACGACGAGCAGCGATTCGCTCGCCTCCTTTTCGAGTACGGGTCCTGAAGTCGAACTCGCCGCCCCCGGTGCGGAAATCTATTCGACAGTCGTCGGTGGGTACGACACCTTCAACGGAACGAGCATGGCCTGTCCGCACGTCTCGGGTGCTGGCGGTCAACTCATGGCCAACGGCGCATCGAACACGCAAGCAAGAAACGAACTGGCGTCCTCGGCCGAGGATATCGGCCTTGCGAGCAACGAGCAAGGCAACGGTCTCCTCGACGTCGCCAGTGCGCTCGGCCTCAACTCTTCGGACGACTGA
- a CDS encoding plastocyanin/azurin family copper-binding protein: MRESESTRRRFLAGTGVAVTVGIAGCSTSTPQQNSTTGSLDENESSGSGESTTNHSDSHDDESGKHGSSLDGPRGDANVTMKTTDSGSHFEPHVVWVEQGATVTWKLQSGSHSTTAYASNADKPQRVPKGASAWDSGTLSEQGKTFEHTFETEGVYDYFCIPHEATGMVGTVIVGNPDPEEQLALKPPQDSFSDATAKKLESLNTKVSEALGHSDGSSGSGNHSETTDGHSH, from the coding sequence ATGAGAGAGAGCGAATCGACGAGGCGACGGTTCCTCGCCGGAACTGGCGTCGCCGTCACGGTTGGAATCGCTGGCTGTAGCACCTCCACGCCACAGCAAAACTCGACGACCGGGTCCCTCGACGAGAACGAATCTTCGGGAAGCGGTGAATCGACTACCAATCATTCGGACTCCCACGACGACGAGTCCGGGAAACATGGCAGTTCGCTCGATGGCCCCCGTGGCGATGCGAACGTGACGATGAAAACGACCGACAGCGGGTCGCACTTCGAACCGCACGTCGTCTGGGTCGAGCAGGGAGCGACGGTTACCTGGAAATTACAGAGCGGTTCGCACTCGACGACCGCCTACGCCAGCAACGCCGACAAACCGCAGCGCGTTCCAAAGGGTGCCAGTGCGTGGGACAGCGGCACCCTCTCCGAACAGGGCAAGACGTTCGAGCACACGTTCGAAACCGAGGGCGTCTACGACTACTTCTGTATCCCACACGAGGCGACGGGAATGGTCGGGACGGTCATCGTCGGCAACCCCGACCCAGAGGAACAACTAGCTCTCAAGCCACCACAGGACAGTTTCAGCGATGCGACGGCGAAGAAGTTGGAATCGCTCAACACGAAGGTGTCCGAGGCACTCGGTCACTCCGACGGGAGCAGTGGTTCGGGCAATCACTCCGAGACGACCGACGGTCATTCCCACTAA
- a CDS encoding DUF7282 domain-containing protein, with protein sequence MRPLHAILVLSLVLSSGVSAISATHSPSLENEVSIDHVGTWQAQANETDFHNASAVSTAINDGSLSRATGVNDDDLLVVELKIPSFADAVDAANGTTTTERFLTAMSEHGDLTITQTNPGPSRQAMTLDVLNGTGVRVFADATNSTYFVVLELDKVRPTRGNEVDKDALEYEPTPFLVRATLAADSPLTEDRQRAIAPVETRWASIETTPDGMVHVNTQSNLTISGKTNVGTGWPVTVVLTGSDNPDTASNESFRLTREATVEPPKPESYPYEGSFNATFRRGTIPPTAENVTLRVRLDKRSLLDESVPVEVAGQRASLTVNRVQRDGELKRVSVTASLSAGGFLVLHNGSADGPVVGQTKFLDSGKHTVAVYNNKPVDVDEIVVVAHQDTNHNEWFDGPSVDRTYTGSDQQDTDLRNSTAPPTSIETTNSVPQSETTPELHVDTTPGHTTIPGFGVSATTLALLTCVTILARR encoded by the coding sequence ATGCGCCCCCTCCACGCAATCCTCGTACTTTCACTTGTCCTCAGCAGTGGGGTAAGTGCGATTAGTGCGACCCACTCCCCGTCCCTAGAGAATGAAGTCTCGATAGACCACGTCGGAACGTGGCAGGCACAAGCGAACGAAACAGACTTCCACAACGCTTCCGCAGTGAGTACGGCGATCAACGACGGGTCGCTGTCTCGTGCAACCGGCGTCAACGACGACGACCTACTCGTTGTTGAACTCAAAATACCGAGCTTCGCAGACGCTGTCGACGCGGCAAACGGAACCACGACGACAGAACGGTTCCTCACAGCAATGTCTGAGCACGGAGACCTCACAATCACGCAGACGAATCCCGGCCCGAGTCGGCAGGCGATGACCCTCGACGTTCTGAACGGAACGGGGGTCCGCGTCTTCGCAGACGCCACAAACAGCACCTACTTTGTCGTCCTCGAACTCGACAAAGTTCGGCCCACCCGCGGTAACGAGGTTGATAAAGATGCACTGGAATACGAACCGACCCCGTTCCTCGTTCGAGCAACGCTCGCGGCAGACTCGCCGCTGACCGAAGACCGCCAACGTGCAATTGCCCCAGTCGAAACACGGTGGGCGTCGATCGAGACAACCCCAGACGGGATGGTTCACGTCAATACTCAGTCGAACCTCACGATTTCCGGGAAGACGAACGTTGGAACGGGATGGCCCGTCACAGTCGTCCTCACCGGCAGTGACAATCCCGATACCGCCAGCAACGAGTCGTTCCGATTAACTCGTGAAGCGACAGTCGAACCACCCAAACCGGAAAGCTATCCCTACGAGGGTAGCTTCAACGCAACGTTCCGACGAGGGACCATACCACCGACAGCCGAGAACGTAACTCTCCGAGTTCGTCTAGACAAACGGTCACTGCTCGACGAATCTGTTCCCGTCGAAGTAGCCGGTCAGCGTGCTTCACTCACCGTCAATAGGGTACAGAGAGACGGTGAACTCAAACGGGTATCCGTGACCGCTTCACTTTCAGCAGGGGGCTTTCTCGTGCTCCACAACGGGTCTGCAGACGGCCCAGTCGTCGGCCAAACGAAGTTCCTCGACTCCGGCAAGCACACGGTAGCTGTGTACAACAACAAACCAGTAGACGTTGACGAGATCGTGGTCGTCGCCCACCAAGATACCAATCACAACGAGTGGTTCGATGGTCCGTCCGTCGATCGAACCTACACCGGAAGCGACCAACAGGACACAGACTTACGTAACTCGACAGCGCCGCCGACCTCAATCGAGACCACCAACTCAGTCCCACAGAGCGAAACAACGCCCGAACTACACGTAGACACTACACCAGGCCATACCACGATACCGGGATTCGGAGTAAGTGCGACTACTCTCGCACTTTTGACCTGTGTTACAATACTCGCCCGCCGTTGA
- a CDS encoding ArsR/SmtB family transcription factor has product MLDLRSPRTDRVVDLDDDDADVVLSALSNGSARRILSTLSDGPQTVSELAERTDLTAQNVSYHLGKLTDAELVETRGTRGQHGNEATVYAPAQSVVVSTGSTNERQYRTGIAGLVAGMLLSFLCLHSVVEQPVDPLALVQHGFALLVSLV; this is encoded by the coding sequence ATGCTCGACCTCCGCTCTCCGAGGACCGACCGCGTCGTAGACCTCGACGACGACGATGCGGACGTGGTGTTGTCGGCACTTTCGAACGGGTCTGCACGACGGATTCTCAGCACGCTCAGCGACGGTCCACAGACCGTCTCGGAACTGGCCGAGAGAACCGACTTGACGGCTCAGAACGTCTCGTATCACCTCGGGAAACTCACCGACGCAGAACTGGTCGAGACTCGTGGGACTCGCGGCCAGCACGGAAACGAAGCGACCGTCTACGCGCCCGCTCAGAGCGTCGTCGTTTCGACGGGAAGCACGAACGAACGACAGTACAGGACCGGAATCGCCGGACTCGTGGCAGGTATGCTCCTCTCTTTCCTCTGTCTTCACTCCGTCGTCGAGCAGCCAGTAGACCCACTAGCGCTGGTCCAGCATGGGTTTGCGCTTCTCGTTTCGCTCGTCTGA
- a CDS encoding permease, producing MDRKEYAILAVIALATVGIGVFTTSKPLGTFFAESIQQFVTTTAAMAWITWWALVVGFAIAGGVEAWTSQEAVSDLLEGHGPREIGYGSLFGFVSSSCSYSAIATAKNLFKKGGSAAATLGAFMFASTNLVIEIGAVIWILLGWQFLLADIVGGFMLIGLMAFGFVYLVPDKVVEEAKQNVLDEGAPTVQDPVCGMEVNTEEADHTIEHDGQTYYFCSESCKESFDPEEANTTVREQATSLSGWKALADKQWKEWGMLWDEIAIGFIFAGLIAGFIPEQVWTSIFSGQTFGLPVYIFWTAVVGAVIGVATFVCSVGNVPFGAVLFSNGLPFGSVLSYIYADLIVPPIMDAYREYYGTKFAAILSGMIFVAAVVTGVVIHFLFLSLGFIPKPSSVQIAEVKIEMNYKMVLNVLATAFFLFLYWLHRSESVEGDGEHGQHAHSAD from the coding sequence ATGGACCGGAAAGAATACGCAATCCTCGCTGTCATCGCGCTTGCGACAGTCGGCATCGGCGTGTTCACGACGTCCAAACCACTCGGCACGTTCTTCGCCGAGAGCATCCAGCAGTTCGTGACGACGACTGCCGCGATGGCGTGGATAACGTGGTGGGCGCTCGTCGTCGGATTCGCCATCGCTGGCGGCGTCGAGGCGTGGACCTCCCAAGAGGCGGTCTCGGACCTCTTAGAAGGTCACGGCCCCCGCGAAATCGGCTACGGGTCGCTGTTCGGATTCGTCTCTTCGTCGTGTTCCTACAGCGCAATCGCCACCGCGAAGAACCTCTTCAAGAAGGGCGGTTCTGCGGCGGCCACGCTCGGGGCGTTCATGTTCGCCTCGACCAATCTCGTCATCGAAATCGGCGCAGTCATCTGGATACTGTTGGGCTGGCAGTTCCTACTGGCGGACATCGTCGGCGGATTCATGCTCATCGGTCTGATGGCGTTCGGGTTCGTCTACCTCGTCCCGGACAAAGTCGTCGAGGAGGCGAAACAGAACGTACTGGACGAGGGCGCGCCGACCGTCCAAGACCCCGTCTGTGGGATGGAAGTCAACACCGAGGAAGCCGACCACACTATCGAACACGACGGCCAGACGTACTACTTCTGCTCGGAGTCCTGCAAGGAGAGCTTCGACCCCGAAGAAGCGAACACGACCGTCCGCGAGCAGGCAACGTCGCTCTCGGGGTGGAAGGCGCTGGCCGACAAGCAGTGGAAGGAGTGGGGCATGCTCTGGGACGAAATCGCAATCGGGTTCATCTTCGCAGGACTCATTGCCGGATTCATCCCCGAGCAGGTCTGGACGTCCATCTTCTCCGGCCAGACGTTCGGCCTGCCCGTCTACATCTTCTGGACCGCTGTCGTCGGAGCCGTCATCGGCGTCGCCACGTTCGTCTGCTCTGTCGGTAACGTCCCGTTCGGCGCGGTGCTGTTCTCGAACGGGCTTCCGTTCGGGAGCGTCCTGAGCTACATCTACGCGGACCTCATCGTCCCACCGATTATGGACGCCTATCGGGAGTACTACGGGACGAAGTTCGCTGCAATCCTCTCGGGGATGATTTTCGTCGCTGCCGTCGTCACGGGCGTCGTCATTCACTTCCTGTTCCTCAGCCTCGGTTTCATCCCGAAGCCATCGTCGGTCCAGATTGCAGAGGTGAAGATAGAGATGAACTACAAGATGGTCCTGAACGTCCTCGCAACTGCGTTCTTCCTCTTCCTCTATTGGCTCCACCGCTCGGAGTCGGTCGAAGGAGATGGAGAACACGGTCAGCACGCACATTCGGCCGACTGA